From the Candidatus Poribacteria bacterium genome, the window CTCAAAGGACGCTTCATCTATGTCGCGCTGCTCATGGATGTCTTCACCCGCATTGATTAGAGAGTCGCACCTCGGTCAACACTTGACGCAATCTCTAACGTTGGAACCCTTAGAGCAAGCATTAGACGGCCGGGTTCCGGAGATACACCACTCCGATCAAGACGCGCAGTATCTTTCAAGGGCTTATCTCTCACTGCTCAAAGCACACGGTATTCAGATTTCGGTAGCTCACAGAGGGCATCCTTGGGAGAACGGATACGCCGAAAGACTCATCCGCACCCTCAAGGAAGAAGAAGTTCACCTCAATGATTACCAAGATATTACCCAGGCGCGAGAACACATCGGGCAGTTTATCGCATAGGTGTATCACCACAAACGCCCACATTCGGCGTTAGGGTATTTGACACCTATGGAATTTCAACGAAAAAACTTGTCTTAACTTTAGGGAATTGTGGCCCTAATAAATGGTGGCACTACAGACTTTTGTTAATCGCCTCATATTTCAATAGTGATTAGCAAAAACGATTAGGCTTGCCTTTTCTAAGGTGAGCCTATATTTT encodes:
- a CDS encoding integrase core domain-containing protein; translation: MSRCSWMSSPALIRESHLGQHLTQSLTLEPLEQALDGRVPEIHHSDQDAQYLSRAYLSLLKAHGIQISVAHRGHPWENGYAERLIRTLKEEEVHLNDYQDITQAREHIGQFIA